A stretch of Paenibacillus sp. URB8-2 DNA encodes these proteins:
- a CDS encoding YveK family protein — MEDENAAYEKESPARAPVKEINLKEWALVIKRRIWIILLPTLLFAVLGGLYSSQPEVPLYSSSARIMIPATTPEQLSTIKVFIREPVVLERVIQETGIPRSPGGLRGQISVDSVDNSIITLISVVDTDPAVAPQLANAVVRVFADEVSKRMGFTGISVLTEAAESPNPTPINPPSDRALKVGLFAGLVIGLGLAFLLDSLDDTLRSEKDIEQILGIDSLGQVSKFQRKNFSGNSRRKNEYIRGEAIGS, encoded by the coding sequence ATGGAAGATGAGAACGCGGCATATGAAAAAGAATCTCCAGCGAGAGCCCCGGTCAAGGAAATCAATCTGAAAGAATGGGCTTTAGTCATCAAAAGGAGAATATGGATTATTCTCCTGCCGACCCTCCTTTTTGCCGTGCTGGGGGGACTCTACAGTTCACAGCCGGAAGTGCCCCTGTACTCCTCTTCGGCCAGAATCATGATTCCCGCGACTACACCCGAGCAGCTCAGCACAATCAAAGTATTCATTCGGGAACCGGTCGTTCTGGAACGAGTGATCCAGGAGACGGGAATCCCCAGATCGCCTGGAGGTTTGCGCGGTCAGATCAGTGTGGACAGTGTGGACAATTCCATCATTACGCTCATTTCGGTTGTCGACACGGACCCTGCGGTCGCGCCGCAGCTCGCCAATGCCGTCGTTCGCGTCTTTGCCGATGAAGTAAGCAAGCGTATGGGCTTTACCGGGATCAGTGTTCTTACGGAAGCGGCGGAATCGCCGAATCCCACGCCGATTAATCCGCCAAGCGACCGTGCGCTGAAGGTAGGGTTGTTTGCCGGTCTTGTCATCGGTTTGGGTCTGGCCTTCTTGCTGGATTCGCTGGATGACACCCTGCGCTCCGAGAAAGACATTGAACAGATATTAGGCATCGATTCACTGGGGCAGGTCTCCAAATTCCAGCGGAAAAACTTCTCGGGCAATTCCAGACGAAAAAATGAGTATATACGAGGTGAAGCCATTGGCTCATAG
- a CDS encoding right-handed parallel beta-helix repeat-containing protein, translating into MSKPLLRLILPLIVLLLLSGVPPQIYGQDSPEPQQPVTIELSKWKIYNDGTHPSETTKGINAALAMLHNNGVKVVTLPSGTYLIDKDSRINMVSDMTFILPDDAVLQKEANGKERYETMFLGYGVDNVTLKGGTYSGDKDRHDFSKKDSPHSPGTHENGYGILMEGASDVVVDGVKTVNFTGDGMAIGGVGTLIKDLYEGGFVPGALDAKGYAVNNKNKIRTQSPIPLTAPVLQTEKIFEISNVKKLPYTFEVYFYQSGGKFIKKISAKARDQMAIPPGAAYCHLVLNQASSKGGYLEVWNRVVSRNITVRNSESAFNRRQGITVGGADNVLITGNRLHDIKGTAPQSGIDVEGGYGENGNLNTNITIKNNQFYNNAAYDAILYDGRNAWVDGNHFASKGTIGLAISPPFSNAWVSDNHFDGTRIYAYHDVYLQNNAMNDSATFFEGPNIVIDGMKITNGILALSAKKAYGIKVSNIDITITQKVDAGLSVNNQPVRLSNVTITGEPSLRSLSGNAVSGSVFDHLKVIGYNSAYGLSLPPGTYKDSRFDASEGGKFGTLSAVQAGEYVFDGCTFRGNTDGAGMLYAENKQLKLTVKNSAFEVPGNMQAISIQAAQSVLVENNVVNAEHLTSNSTEIVKINDYWKRNEPYDVGSAVIRKNKITSNLQAVGISTEYAGIQAPPYTIEGNTLINAQLSLKANDRVNNNILQQLKY; encoded by the coding sequence ATGAGCAAACCATTATTGAGGTTGATTCTGCCTTTGATCGTTTTGCTGCTTCTTTCGGGGGTGCCGCCTCAGATCTATGGTCAGGATTCACCCGAGCCGCAGCAGCCGGTGACGATTGAGCTGTCCAAGTGGAAGATTTACAATGACGGAACCCATCCGTCGGAAACGACCAAAGGCATCAACGCGGCTTTAGCCATGCTGCATAACAACGGGGTTAAAGTTGTGACACTGCCGTCCGGCACGTACCTGATTGATAAGGACAGCCGTATTAACATGGTCAGCGATATGACGTTTATTTTGCCGGATGACGCGGTGCTGCAAAAGGAAGCAAACGGAAAAGAGCGGTACGAAACGATGTTCCTTGGCTACGGGGTCGATAATGTCACCTTAAAGGGCGGAACATACAGCGGTGATAAGGACCGGCATGATTTCTCCAAAAAGGACAGCCCGCACAGCCCGGGTACGCATGAGAACGGATACGGCATATTGATGGAGGGAGCGTCAGATGTTGTGGTCGACGGCGTCAAGACCGTTAATTTTACCGGAGACGGAATGGCGATCGGCGGCGTTGGCACCTTGATCAAAGACTTGTATGAGGGAGGGTTTGTTCCCGGAGCGCTCGATGCCAAAGGATATGCCGTGAATAATAAGAACAAAATCCGCACCCAATCGCCGATCCCGCTTACCGCTCCCGTTCTTCAAACGGAAAAGATTTTTGAAATTTCAAACGTCAAAAAGCTGCCGTATACGTTTGAAGTCTATTTCTACCAAAGCGGCGGAAAGTTCATCAAGAAGATATCGGCCAAGGCCCGTGACCAAATGGCCATTCCGCCCGGAGCCGCCTATTGTCATCTTGTGCTGAATCAGGCGTCCTCCAAGGGCGGCTATCTGGAAGTGTGGAACCGTGTCGTAAGCCGGAACATTACGGTCCGGAACTCGGAGTCCGCATTCAACCGCCGCCAGGGCATTACGGTCGGCGGAGCCGACAATGTTCTGATTACCGGAAATCGGCTTCACGATATCAAGGGAACGGCTCCTCAGTCCGGTATTGATGTGGAGGGCGGATACGGGGAGAACGGAAATCTGAACACCAACATTACGATTAAAAATAATCAGTTCTACAACAACGCCGCATATGACGCCATTCTTTACGACGGCCGGAACGCTTGGGTGGACGGCAATCATTTTGCATCCAAGGGAACCATTGGACTTGCGATATCCCCGCCATTCAGCAACGCGTGGGTATCGGATAACCATTTTGACGGTACGCGCATCTATGCCTACCATGATGTCTATTTGCAAAATAATGCCATGAACGATTCCGCAACCTTTTTCGAAGGGCCGAATATTGTTATTGATGGAATGAAGATCACGAACGGCATACTCGCCTTAAGCGCAAAAAAGGCCTATGGAATCAAGGTGTCCAATATCGATATCACAATTACGCAAAAAGTGGATGCGGGTTTAAGCGTCAACAATCAACCGGTGCGCCTGTCCAATGTCACGATAACCGGGGAGCCCTCCTTGCGGAGTCTTTCAGGAAACGCGGTTTCCGGAAGTGTGTTTGATCATCTGAAGGTTATAGGCTACAACTCGGCTTATGGGTTGTCCCTGCCCCCTGGGACTTACAAAGACAGCCGGTTCGATGCGTCCGAGGGAGGAAAGTTCGGCACACTTTCAGCCGTTCAGGCCGGAGAGTATGTGTTTGATGGCTGTACTTTTAGAGGGAATACCGACGGTGCGGGCATGCTGTACGCCGAGAACAAGCAATTAAAGCTGACGGTGAAGAACAGCGCTTTCGAGGTGCCCGGCAATATGCAGGCTATCAGTATTCAGGCGGCTCAAAGCGTCCTTGTGGAGAATAATGTTGTGAACGCGGAGCATCTGACTTCCAATAGTACGGAGATTGTTAAAATCAACGATTATTGGAAGCGGAACGAACCGTACGATGTGGGGAGCGCCGTGATCCGGAAGAACAAGATTACTAGCAATCTGCAGGCCGTAGGAATCTCGACGGAGTATGCCGGAATACAGGCGCCTCCTTATACAATAGAAGGGAACACTCTTATTAATGCGCAGCTCTCATTGAAAGCCAATGATAGAGTCAATAATAATATATTGCAGCAGCTTAAATATTGA